A window of uncultured Litoreibacter sp. contains these coding sequences:
- a CDS encoding polysaccharide biosynthesis/export family protein: protein MTILSKKGTTIVSSLLIASFVASCGLPRSGPGKREIFAGSVQKQGDAFIVAVNSRVTRATAVQPVLGFSNAFLNAGILGSDTINPGDTLGLLIYENVDDGLLAADGANATPLDEVQVDGQGFIFVPYAGRIKAAGNTPEALRRIITGKLDTQTPDPQVIVRRVAGDGSTVSLVGGVGQQGLFAIERPTRTLSAMIARAGGISIPPEIAQITVLRGSHRCTIWFEDLYTNPEFDIALRGGDRILIEEDKRAFTVLGATGQQNRLEFETQTLSAIEAIAQVGGLNSNLADPTGVFVFRNEPAEIANQVLGRTDLQGTQRVVYVLDLTEPTGMFEARDFVVRDDDTVYVTEAPFVTWNKTISALTGSLSSVNALSNAAGGN, encoded by the coding sequence GTGACTATTCTATCCAAAAAGGGCACAACAATTGTGTCCTCGCTTTTGATTGCGTCCTTCGTCGCATCATGCGGTTTGCCGCGCTCCGGCCCGGGCAAACGCGAAATCTTCGCAGGCTCCGTCCAGAAGCAAGGCGACGCGTTCATCGTGGCCGTCAACAGCCGCGTCACCCGCGCCACGGCCGTGCAACCCGTGCTGGGCTTTTCCAACGCGTTCCTGAACGCAGGCATTTTGGGGTCCGACACCATCAACCCCGGCGACACCCTTGGCCTGCTGATCTACGAGAACGTCGATGACGGGCTTCTGGCCGCCGACGGCGCAAACGCCACCCCGCTGGACGAGGTTCAGGTGGACGGGCAGGGCTTCATCTTCGTTCCTTACGCAGGCCGCATCAAAGCCGCCGGTAACACGCCGGAAGCTTTGCGCCGCATCATCACCGGCAAGCTGGACACCCAGACTCCTGACCCGCAGGTCATCGTGCGCCGCGTCGCGGGCGACGGCTCGACCGTGTCGCTTGTGGGCGGCGTGGGCCAGCAGGGCCTCTTCGCCATTGAACGCCCGACCCGCACCTTGTCCGCGATGATCGCGCGCGCGGGCGGCATCTCCATCCCGCCGGAAATTGCGCAGATCACCGTTCTTCGCGGCTCGCATCGCTGCACCATCTGGTTTGAGGACCTCTACACCAACCCCGAATTCGACATCGCCCTGCGCGGCGGCGACCGCATCCTGATCGAGGAAGACAAGCGCGCCTTCACCGTGTTGGGCGCCACCGGCCAGCAGAACCGGCTGGAGTTTGAAACGCAAACCCTGTCGGCCATTGAGGCGATTGCCCAAGTCGGCGGTCTAAATTCCAACCTGGCTGATCCCACCGGCGTGTTTGTGTTCCGCAATGAGCCGGCCGAAATTGCCAACCAAGTGCTGGGCCGCACCGACCTGCAAGGCACGCAGCGCGTGGTTTACGTTTTGGACCTGACCGAACCCACCGGCATGTTTGAGGCGCGTGATTTTGTGGTCCGCGACGACGACACGGTTTATGTGACCGAAGCCCCGTTTGTGA